A window of Pomacea canaliculata isolate SZHN2017 linkage group LG3, ASM307304v1, whole genome shotgun sequence contains these coding sequences:
- the LOC112560859 gene encoding uncharacterized protein LOC112560859: MNFINLKFRSRGETTSPTVSLVSHARNITKIFPLGMFPTSYNASGQLFERNASSSFLILTFPLTENSHGLYTCTTSYRLRDEKRKESQSFYVGGPSTIKKNESVDGFSVNFTPVLRVHGTWNLPALQNPTLVYGSVNISEKFVAGDRETCSSDHPDIAALNFSHIYYAAKNEHILSLDACIKVPTRCGSVVYITGEDKVFITVQVNLNPEEKERGTSADSANRSQPHEKGPDTNTSSPLLQETTHSLTEQRVIFTFLGLFMGISLTCLLVYIKRFCKKRHENPSTRTTENLKKWTRFW; encoded by the coding sequence ATGAACTTTATCAACTTGAAATTTCGTTCTCGAGGAGAAACAACTTCTCCCACAGTCTCGTTAGTGTCTCACGCCAGGAACATTACAAAGATCTTTCCTTTGGGTATGTTCCCGACCTCTTACAATGCTTCAGGACAACTTTTTGAACGGAATGCTTCCAGTTCCTTTTTAATATTGACCTTCCCTTTGACCGAGAACTCACATGGACTGTACACGTGTACCACATCCTACAGACTCagagatgagaaaagaaaagaatctcAATCTTTCTATGTTGGCGGGCCATCGACGATCAAAAAGAACGAAAGTGTCGACGGTTTCTCTGTAAATTTTACCCCTGTTCTTCGGGTCCATGGCACCTGGAATTTACCAGCTTTACAGAATCCTACACTTGTCTATGGAAGCGTTAACATCTCAGAGAAGTTTGTAGCAGGTGATAGAGAAACCTGTTCATCAGATCATCCGGATATAGCAGCACTGAACTTTTCTCACATTTACTACGCCGCAAAGAATGAACACATCTTAAGTTTGGATGCATGCATCAAAGTCCCCACACGGTGTGGTAGTGTTGTGTATATCACAGGTGAGGACAAGGTCTTCATCACGGTTCAGGTAAACCTGAATCccgaagaaaaggaaagagggaCAAGTGCTGACAGTGCCAATAGAAGTCAGCCTCACGAGAAGGGACCTGACACTAATACATCTTCTCCATTGTTACAGGAGACGACCCATTCTTTGACGGAGCAACGTGTCATATTTACATTCTTGGGTCTTTTTATGGGGATTTCATTGACCTGTTTGCTTGTCTACATCAAACGGTTTTGTAAGAAGCGACATGAAAACCCAAGCACGAGAACAACAGAGAATCTGAAGAAATGGACTCGCTTCTGGTAG